A window of Sander vitreus isolate 19-12246 chromosome 18, sanVit1, whole genome shotgun sequence contains these coding sequences:
- the ostm1 gene encoding osteopetrosis-associated transmembrane protein 1 has translation MSLYKNSPFLVLLVLSTYALASSVGVNLTASDSADKLKQTLSLSPAVVVVDSPVFKPGVDSLFSLNLLSSFPEDLEISDYCSDLLHIFGQRYVAYVNCLVTAARPVKVCQNCFSTYGSLMNIYNNISSDEMGPGNVSCRDSLLRSDHLMLVYLLYSNMEDIWTKSSCVNCITKGFQSLTNDTLYFISTLNQTLTCFEKYQQGNHTELCKDCKNAYRDLNELYSRMETNLTMCIDIEDSMNMTRRLWSKNFNCSFPREETVPVIAVSSFMLFLPIIFYLSSFLHSEQKKRKLIHPKRAKSYTTLMNIQDKLS, from the exons ATGTCTCTTTACAAAAATAGTCCGTTTTTGGTTTTGTTAGTATTAAGTACTTACGCCCTCGCGTCTAGCGTCGGAGTAAACCTTACCGCTTCAGATTCAGCGGACAAACTGAAACAAACCCTGTCTTTGAGCCCTGCTGTTGTTGTGGTTGACTCGCCTGTGTTTAAGCCCGGCGTGGACTCCCTCTTCTCCCTCAATCTGCTGTCTTCCTTCCCAGAAGACCTGGAGATCAGCGACTACTGCAGCGATCTGCTTCACATATTCGGACAGCGGTATGTCGCCTATGTCAACTGCTTGGTGACTGCTGCCCGACCAGTAAAAGTTTGTCAGAACTGTTTCTCCACTTATGGCAGCCTCATGAACATCTATAACAACATATCATCAGACGAG ATGGGTCCTGGTAATGTGAGCTGCAGGGACAGCCTTCTGCGCAGTGATCATCTGATGCTGGTTTATCTGCTGTACAGCAACATGGAAGACATTTGGACGAAATCATCTTGTGTCA ACTGCATCACTAAGGGATTCCAGAGTCTGACCAATGACACGCTGTACTTCATAAGCACTCTCAACCAAACTCTCACCTGCTTTGAGAAGTATCAACAG GGGAACCATACAGAGCTGTGCAAAGACTGTAAGAATGCATATAGAGACCTGAATGAGCTGTACAGCAGAATGGAGACAAATCTGACTATGTGTATTGACATAGAAGATTCG ATGAATATGACTCGCAGACTGTGGAGTAAGAACTTCAATTGTTCCTTCCCCCGTGAGGAGACGGTGCCTGTCATTGCTGTGTCCAGCTTCATGCTCTTTCTGCCCATCATCTTCTACTTGAGCAGCTTCCTTCACTCTGAACAAAAGAAACGCAAGCTCATACACC CCAAACGGGCAAAGTCATACACCACTCTGATGAACATTCAGGACAAACTGAGCTGA
- the drc1 gene encoding dynein regulatory complex protein 1: protein MEEADEVPEEASEPSVLSENQETKNGVSTQEVEEGPIMEVHEEFNQEPSESQPQEEVVEKSEKLIPPQRMINLQRDLTTIVTNIQTAADAKESMRRTELEKARRDRLERLENDVKSSQEIFEEITGGWSIAKQKVIPQELQEALNNQQQLCAALIEDKKKLINDLQQELKVGDDRYVKDLRKQAEELNLMMERMEDQIKTLTKAYREELAQIERVYHQESEVLLTRDKTEWEQHIKELWVEELERLTQRKKKVEEYEVIIHNLMLETTDKYSLVQTEQNAKFQALDRKHQQIKVTNMITKLKQIKQKDEIAIRNFSLVHMKNRAISLQTEMKNLITKNYSQKKQFTKKSRYLAVDYKRNIQQYERIKKKIKHFAVADARKFEEMWLMIEAEVKQLVERVLVIDSLICKQHLGLAWERPSMEFMELSGPIQPQKQAWRPARQAVSQALQCSQRMMDLSVGPRLETDTESTDMEMYKEKTAVQSESSAEMEEGKLSMETQKKVMELLCDEAGFLLEDKLLNLLAPLEKEEQTVVKLGSLLCSFGIEEEDVPKLAHFLLKYKHQQREQTESVCDESDETSKKAEEAEPKSTTHLTFELIDPNHVVPALKSFLQQHMRSRESSAHQHHSFHVEARDTSEDEAYWESMGIIISEDKLKLWDAVENTFKQYQAVLTEISELIPETQSLKQQNTELRMLLQQSLNSRVSTELKML, encoded by the exons ATGGAAGAAGCTGATGAGGTTCCAGAAGAGGCGTCTGAACCCTCGGTGTTGTCCGAAAATCAAGAGACTAAGAACGG GGTCTCCACACAGGAGGTTGAAGAAGGCCCCATTATGGAGGTCCATGAGGAGTTCAATCAGGAGCCCTCGGAGAGCCAGCCTCAAGAGGAGGTGGTGGAGAAAAGTGAAAAG CTAATCCCTCCTCAGAGGATGATCAACCTGCAGAGAGATTTGACGACAATAGTGACCAACATCCAAACTGCAGCTGACGCCAAAGAGTCGATGCGAAGGACAGAGCTGGAGAAGGCTCGCAGAGATAG ATTGGAGCGGCTGGAGAATGATGTAAAATCCAGCCAGGAAATATTTGAGGAGATCACCGGAGGGTGGTCGATAGCTAAGCAGAAGGTGATCCCTCAGGAGCTCCAGGAGGCCCTGAACAACCAGCAGCAGTTATGTGCTGCTCTTATAGAAGACAAGAAAAAACTCATAAATGACCTGCAACAG GAGCTGAAAGTTGGAGATGATCGCTATGTTAAGGACTTGAGGAAGCAGGCAGAGGAGCTCAACCTGATGATGGAGAGAATGGAGGACCAGATCAAAACACTGACAAAGGCCTACAGGGAGGAGCTGGCCCAGATTGAG AGAGTTTATCATCAGGAAAGTGAAGTCTTACTTACAAGAGACAAGACTGAATGGGAACAACACATAAAGGAACTTTGGGTTGAAGAG CTGGAGAGGCtgacacagaggaagaagaaagtgGAGGAGTATGAAGTGATAATTCACAATCTGATGTTGGAGACTACTGACAAGTACAGCCTCGTCCAGACAGAACAGAATGCAAAGTTTCAG GCTCTGGATAGAAAGCATCAACAGATAAAGGTCACCAACATGATCACGAAGCtaaaacaaataaagcaaaagGATGAGATAGCAATAAGAAACTTCAGCCTGGTCCATATGAAAAACAGAGCCATCAG TCTGCAAACGGAGATGAAAAATCTAATTACTAAGAATTACAGTCAGAAGAAACAGTTTACAAAGAAGAGCCGGTATTTGGCCGTGGACTACAAACGCAACATCCAGCAATATGAACGcataaagaagaaaataaa GCACTTTGCAGTCGCTGATGCCAGAAAATTTGAGGAGATGTGGCTAATGATTGAAGCAGAGGTTAAGCAACTAGTTGAGAGGGTTTTGGTTATTGATTCACTGATCTGCAAGCAGCACCTTGGTTTAGCCTGGGAGCGACCTTCTATGGAGTTCATGGAGCTCTCTGGTCCCATCCAGCCTCAGAAACAGGCCTGGAGGCCTGCCCGCCAGGCTGTCTCACAGGCTTTACAGTGTAGTCAGAGGATGATGGACCTCTCAGTTGGGCCGAGGCTGGAGACTGACACTGAGAGCACAGACATGGAAATGTACAAGGAAAAGACAGCAGTGCAGAGTGAGAGCAGTGCAGAGATGGAGGAAGGGAAGCTGTCGATGGAGACACAGAAGAAAGTGATGGAGCTGCTGTGTGACGAGGCG GGCTTCCTGTTAGAGGATAAACTCCTGAACCTGCTGGCTCCCCTGGAGAAGGAAGAACAAACCGTTGTGAAGCTGGGCTCTCTCCTTTGT TCTTTTGGCATTGAAGAGGAGGATGTGCCCAAGTTGGCTCATTTCTTATTAAAGTACAAACATCAGCAGAGAGAGCAGACCGAG AGTGTTTGTGATGAGTCGGATGAAACCAGTAAGAAGGCAGAGGAAGCGGAGCCCAAGTCTACGACTCATCTGACCTTTGAACTCATTGATCCTAACCATGTTGTACCTGCTCTGAAAAGTTTCCTCCAGCAGCACATGAGGTCCAG GGAGAGCTCAGCCCACCAACATCACAGTTTTCATGTAGAAGCCCGGGATACTTCAGAGGATGAAGCCTACTGGGAGAGTATGGGCATTATAATCTCTGAGGACAAACTGAAACTCTGGGATGCAGTGGAGAACACATTTAAGCAGTACCA ggcGGTCCTGACAGAGATCTCTGAACTCATCCCTGAGACTCAGAGTCTGAAGCAGCAGAACACAGAGCTGCGGATGTTGCTACAACAGTCTCTTAACTCAAGA GTCAGCACAGAGCTGAAGATGCTGTAA